The nucleotide window ATGGTGGGGTTTATCTGGACGTAACTCACCTTTCTCCAGAGGTAATTGAGGAAAAACTGGAAACTATGCTCCTGCAATTCCAGGATGTGGGAGTTGATATTCGAGAAGAACCAATGGAAGTAGCACCCACTGCTCATCACTTTATGGGGGGAGCCAGGATAAACCCGCAGTGTGAAACTAGCATCCCAAATCTTTATGCGGCCGGTGAAGCTGCTGGTGGAGTTCATGGGGCTAATCGTCTTGGAGGAAATGCACTGGCTGAAACTCAGGTTTTTGGTAGGCGAGCTGGTGAAGCAGCTGCTAAAAACGTGTTTAAATCTAACTTTGAATTGGAATCTGCCTCTTTGGATAGAGAAGAGGAAAGAATTGGAAAACTATTCCAAAATGGGGATTACCATCCATTCCAACTTAAAAAAGAGTTACAGGAAGTCATGTGGAATAATGTGGCTATTATTCGTCGGGAAAAAGGCCTTAAATCTGCATTAAAAGAAATATCTGCTATTAAAGATAAAATGGAAAGAATGATAGTCCCTGATGTTAGTGGTTATAATCAGCACCTACTGGATGCTCTGGAATTGGAGAACATGGTTTTAATAGCAGAATTAGTTACTAAATCTGCTCTCATACGGGAGGAGAGCAGGGGAGCTCACTACCGTGCAGACTATCCGGATACAAAGGATGAATGGAAGAAGAGTATTGTTTTGAATAAGGATAAGAGAATGGGTTACGTGCAAAGATAAAATCGCCAGCAATGTATCTGATTTATTATAAATCCATTATTCCTTATTAAATCACTTTTTTACTTTTTTAAACTGTTTTTGATATTTTAAAAAATATTTTAAAATCAAAATTAATTTCCCATTTTTCTGGAAATGTGTCGATCATTATGAGACTACTGATTTTAGTCTTACAGAAAAATACCATTTATTTCTTACAGAAATACCATCCATTTTGAATAAGAGGTAAATAATTAAAAAAGTAGTAAAATATGCCCTGACCGGGACTTGAACCCGGGTTATAGGATCCGCAATCCTAAGTGATATCCACTACACTATCAGGGCAATAATAAAACAGTAGTTGTTATTCCCAACACATTTGTTGGAACTTATACTCAATTGATTTTTTATCTATTTAAGTTTTGTTTTAGATTTTCATTGAAGATCATTTGAAAGACAGTTTATGGTATGTAAATGAGAAGGTTATTCATTCCAGTGGGGGGATGAATTATACTTTAAAAGATTTAAATTTCCAGATTTTCCAGAATTTTGTCTTTAATATGTTTTTTCAGTTCATCTGTAATTTGAATTGATTCTCTGCGATCATACATGGTGCTCATTCCAAAACAGGGGTCATCAAAGGTTTCACCATTAAATTCAACCGGGTCTCTGTAACGGGGGATGAAATGCCAGTGTAAATGGGGGCAAGGAGGAACTTCACGGTAGGAAGAGTTCATCAAACAGCCCCAGTTGAACATGGTAGCATGGAATGACTTACGAATTGCTGATTCCATTTTTTTAACCACCTGTGCAAGGTCAGCCCATTCTTCACAACTTAAAGCAGAAAGCTCTGTTTCATCTCTTTTAAGGGCTACAACGCAAGTTCCCAGGTTTCTCTGATCAGGGGCCAGGATGATGAGCCAGTGCTCAGTTTCAGCCAGTAACTCACCGAAGCCGTGATCATTTAACCTTTCAAAATACTCACATTCCATGGGAATTCCATCCATATATGTTGAATCTCTTGGATTGAATATAACTGAATATAACTGAATTTATTGAATATAACTGGGTTTAATTTATATTTTACATGTAATATGTGCAGATACGAGCTTATAATATATTAATCCTTAAGATTATACTAATCCTTAAAGATTAGATTAACAGGTAAATCTGTACTGCTGTTAAAAAGTAACCCAGCACTGTACCCGCAATTAACTGTGCAGGGGTGTGTCTTTTAAGGTATAATCTACTCCACAGTACCAGAGGTACCAGTAAACTGAATAAAAGCCCATACCATCCAAAGAGGTAGATGATTGCAGTTGCTGGACCGGCAATGCCCATGGCGTGTATACTGATCTTCCAGTAAAGACTGAATAAAAGAACGATAATAGTGTTGTTAAGGTAACAGATCATTAAAACCGTGGTGAGTGGGGGTGCTCCTAGGATATAAAGCACAGCAACACCAGTAATATATGATACAATTACCAATAAAAGAGGATAAATCCTATCCTGCCTTTGGGGCATGTCTACTTCTAAATTTTTCTTTTTTATCCACAATGAAGTGGTAATTATGGGTAAAATACTCACAAAAAAGATACTCAGTGCTGAAAACCATAACCAGTCTCCTCCGTAAAGTAAGACGTAATTAATAACTAGAAAAACTGGAATTGCAACAAATGGGGGGTTAGTGACCGTGGATATGAAATTGGCCACTTTTTCTTGGGAGGAATTGTTTTGATTAAGAAGATTAATGGGCATTTATGTCCATCCAGCACATTTTTATCATAAGATTAGAAGTTTTAGAGGCTATATTCTCTTTAAAAATAATAGCTAATAAAATCTTTCATTTAAATGAGTTGGATCAGTATTTCAAGAGTCAGGTAAGAATTTGTGGTTTCATCTCACGTAAATACGGAAAGTGTAGTTACCACAGTTGCGGGAGGCGGTGGATACATTATCTGTATTTTTCAGTTCCATTTTCCCGGCCAGTTTCTTCCCACCCAACTGTTTTTCTTCGATTAGGAGATATTCACTTCCAGCCATGTTTTTATCCAGAAAATTAGAAGCAATTTCTCCGGCGCTATCAATGCTGGTTTGGCTATGATTACCCTGGGTAAGAATGTTTGAAATGCGTTCTAAAACAGACTGGTCATTTCCGTCACAGTAGTTGACCATTAAATCCATGGTATCATGGGCTTTCTGGGATGAATGGATCTCCATGGGTAATTCAGGGGATGCAGAAAAATTACTAATCCCAAAAAGAACGATTATAATTGGTATTAGGGCTAGCACTGCATCCATTGTGTAAGCAAATCCTTTTTCATCCATATGAATTCACATAGATTCGTTTACCCCATCCTCCAATTTTATGGTAAATGTTTAGTCCAATTCAAATATTTAATTATCATATTTTTCCTTTATCCGGGCCACAACTTCGTCTTTCTTGGCAATAGCTTCCAGTGCTGATCTTTCCACTTTTTGCTTCATCTCGTCAAAATCTTCCGGCTGCAGATCCCCAACCATCTTTTTGATCTTGGTATACGCTGCCTCACGGAATAGGGGTTTAAGTTCCTTTTCTCCCTGATCAGTGATTAGACGAGGAATTCCAGTATCATCCACTTCCCCTATTCTACCAATCCGGACTCCAGCACCTGAAACAGCCTTCTCCACCTCGTGCGCCACATCTTCGGTGGCGATGATCATGAGAGAATCAACAGAAACACCCAGATGGTCAATATCCAGGCTTTCCAGCATCTCCAGTACTTTGGGGTTAACCAGTTTTCTGATTTCCTCTTCCCAGAATGCAAGTCCCAATCCGGTAGTCTGTGATATCTCATGGGCATCACCCCTGAGTCCTCCGTTGGTAACATCGGTCATGGCATGAACTTTGGGGAGGAGTCCAGCTTTTAATATGGCCTCAGATGCCTGAATGAAGCTGATGTCCATGGTCTCCCACACCACATCGAAAAGTCCGTGGTAGAGTGCAGTGGTGGTTATGGTTCCTCCACCTGATCCTTCAGTTAGGAGGATCACATCTCCGGGTTCTGCTCGTTTACGGGCGGTGGGAGGATGGGGGGATATTCCCACCGCACCAACTGCACTAACTAACCGGTCTCCCAAGACCATATCTCCACCTACACGGAGGGTACTGCCAGCTACTAATGGTACTCCAGTGAGTTCTGAAACCGCACATACTCCTGCAGTGTAGTCGAAGAGCTTAGCCACTTCTCCATCATCTGCCAGGTGAAGGTCGCTTAAGAGTGCCACTGGCTGGGAACCCATAACACAAACATCCCGCATGGATGCTCTGGCCACATGGAAACCTCCCAGGAATGGGTATTCGCTCAGACGGGAGTGTATTCCATCTACAGCTGTGGTGATGTACACCTCATCAGTTCCAGCAGCTGCTTTAACCACTCCTCCGTCGTCCTGAGCTGTGGGGTTGATGAATGCGTTGGTGTGGCTACTTTTAACGATTTCTGCGATCTGACGATGTACAAAGAAGTCCCCTGCACCCCTGGAACCTACACCCATCTGGCCCATTCCTACTCCTGATTTTGGGTATTCTATCAACTTTTTAAGGGATTCATCAGGGTGGTCCTCGATTTGTAGGGTGTATTTGACTTCTTCCAGAACTGCCTGTGCCATCAGGCTGGCCTGTTCTGGGCTGATGTCTTTAAATTCCAGGATCTTTTCCTGGAGACTTTTTTGTACAGATTCTTCGTCATGATCTACCAGGGCGCGCCTGGCGAAACCTTCTATATCCACACTAACACCTTCTATAGTATTACTATTATTTAAATTTTTCTTACTTTACTGATGTGTGATTTAAAAATAATTATAAAACATTTCTAAGGAAGTTTTTGAGTATTTCCAGACCAATTTCTCCGCTTTTTTCAGGGTGAAACTGGGTGGCGTATACATTATCCTGGGACACCACTGCTGGAACTTCCACACCATAATCCACAGTGGCCATTACTACTTCCTCATTATCGGGACGAACATAGTAAGAGTGGACAAAGTACATATAATCACTGCCTATTCCTTCAAGTAACGGAGAATCCTGCTTAATATTTAGGTTGTTCCATCCCATATGGGGAATTTTAAGACCATCGTTTCGCAGGGTATCTGGGAAACGAACCACTTTACCTGAAAAAACGTCCAGTCCCCTGATCGTGGGACTCTCTTCACTCTCACTGAACAATACTTGCAAACCTAAACAGACACCCAGAAAGGGTTTATCATCCTTGATGTGCTGATGGATGATATCCTCATATTTTTTGAGGTTTTCCATTGCAGTTCCAAAGGCACCTACACCCGGGAGAATCATCACATCTGCCTTTTTTAACTCTTCTTTATCCCGAGTTACCAGTACTTCCGCACCAACATGATGGAATCCGTTCCGGATGCTTTTTAGGTTCCCGCTGCCGTAATCAATAATGGTTATCATGATCTTAGAGGTAATGAAACACTTTTTCGCTAGTACTAAACACGTTATGCATAAATTGAAAAATTCAATTTATTTGTATTAAATTTTTAATCGCATAACCCGTATTTTTTTTAAATTGTAATTCCTTTTTTTAAAAAAAAGAAATTAATCACCTGACATCGTAGTAGTCTTTGACTCTTACGGTGTCGTTAGGGTGTGGTGTTGATATTTCATGGAGAACAGTGTTTTCCATGGCAACAATGGTGTGGTTTTCCATAGGTTTAATACGGATAGTGTCATTTTTCCCGAAGTACTCTTTGTGGTCTTCAAACTCTATGTATCCTGCTCCACTGAGGATGTACATGGTTTCATCCTTTTGAGGGTGGTGGTGGTATGAGGTCTGATATCCTTCCCTGATGAATAACTCTTTGGTTAAGTATTTTTCAGTGTTTATCAGGATTTTTTCGTATCCCCATGGTTTATCTTCCCTGTTCTTGTATTCTTTACGGATTTCCTCCAGTTCTTTGGAGGTGTCAATTGCCATCCAGAACAAACCGTCTTCCTGGTAATAACCTAACTGGTTATTCTTAGCGTACATTGGAAATACAGTTTTTTCTATGTCACCAATGTCAAAATCACCGAAGTCAATTTCTCCCTTGGAAAAATAAACTCCTCCGTTAATATAATAATCCAGGACTGGTTTTTCTTTGAAGGACACCAGGCGATCTCCGCTGATCTCTACTATACCATAGGGGGAGACCATACGGGTAATGAAGAGTGATAAGGGGTGGTCTGATTTTTCACCATTTTCAACCATTTTCTTGATATTTAAATCAGCCACAACATCTCCGTTACGTATAACGCACTGTTTGTCGGGACCAACAGCGTCCATTCCAAGTTTTATGGCATTAAGGGTTCCCAGTGGTTTGTCTTCTTCCACGTATTCTATTTTCACACCCATGTAATTGTCGCCGAATCTTTCCCTGATCTTGTCACTTAAAAATCCGGTTAAGAGGAAAACCTGGTTAATACCTGCATTTTTAAAGTCAAAAAGCTGTTTATCCAGAATGGTGTAATCATCCTTAATTTCAATGAGGGGCTTGGGCACTCTTTCAGTGAGGGGCCTTAATCGTTTTCCAAATCCTCCGCAGAGTATCATACCTACTGTACTGGTCATAGTCATCACCACTATTTTTATCTGTTTAACTCAAGTTTCTGTTATCTTTAATCAAATTCATCGGAAGGTTATCAATACTTCTCGATCATTATCTCAATATAAATCCCTTTATTTATTGCCTATATTATAAGCCAGTTATATATAAAATTCACCAACAGGATATGATCCATGAAAGTAAACCTATGGGAGGCTGGTCTGTTGTGATTTTTCATCAATTTTTGCCCTTAAAACAGTTCCAAAGTCAGATTCAACTATTTTATCAGTTCCCAGTGTTTTCGCATGGGCGTCCAGCTCGGTAACCACCCAATTGTATCCTAATTTTTTCAGTGGCTCCACCAGGCGGGGACCATCAGTAATGGCAATGGATTGAATGTTTAATTTTTCAATGGGAAGGGCATGGGGCACTCCAGCCACCACTACCAGATCGTAATCTTCTTTTTCCAGGTATTCAACTGCATTATCTCCAGTTATGGGATATTCATCCAGTCCTCCGGTTATAAAATCGATCTCTAATCTGTTTTCATTCAATTCTTCCTGGATATTCTGGGCATGTTGCCGGATACGGGGAAGGCCAGTTTCCAGATCCAGGTTGGCAATGATCAATGGCTTATTTTCAGGGTAAATCTCCTGGAAAGGTATTTTTAGAAGGTCAGCAAAAAGGTACGATGTTTCCTTCTTAGCGTTGAGTATAAATGCAATTTTATCTCCATTTTCAAAGGCCTCAAGAAGTACACTTGCTACTTTTTCCTTATCGTCCCCGTAGGATGGAGCGATGTATTTTCCCTGGGCCATACCCCTGGTTTTTTCAATTTCTGTAGCTTTTTTAAGCATTCTGCTCTGTCTCTCAGTTTCTTCAGGAGTGATTACTCCTTCACGCTGGGCAGCTTCCAAGACAGCAATGGCTCCTTCAGTGTTATCACCTTCACTCAAACCACCATGGGACTCCACAGTCAGAACCTTGGCAGGGATTCCTGCGTTGTTAACTGCTTCTCGCATGTCTTCACCGATGATCATACTGGCACAGGTTCCCACCACTCCTACCAGTTGGGGATGGAACAGTTCATCTGCTTCATGTAGTGTTTCCTCCAGTTTGGCTGATGCACCAAATATGAAGTCATTTTCAGACATGGCAGTGGTCACCACCCTCACTCCATCATTTTCAAGAAGACGACCTGTACGGAAACAACAACCGTGGGGTCCGTGGAGGATGATAACATCGGCGTTTAAATCTCGAAGAGTGTAAAGGGATGCGGCAATGGGGCTAGGTCTGGGATGCAAGATATTTCACCTCTATTTTTTTCAGATGATTATGTGGTATAAACTGTTAATTTGGTATAAGATCATTATTGAGTTTTCATTAACATTAACCATTATAACTAATGTCACTATAATAAACTTAAATCTGGGTATGATCTATTTGGGGTATGGTTTAGTTCTATAGGTTTTCTATAGATTTGTTAATTTCTACAAAGTTATATTTATGATAATTACAATTATGCATCGCGGAGATAAGATATGGGCAGTATGAGTAAAGAACAATGGTTTTTAATGGTTTTAATATTAATTGTAACAGTTTCGGGAATAGTTACCAGTTTCAACGCTTTAAATTATAATTTTAACAGTACTGATAATTCTACTCCTGTTGTGGCTAATAATACTATACCTACGGTTAAATTTCTGGGTGAATGTGATTATGGATTTGTGGTTCGTTACGGACCTTATGGTAATATTAACTCTCCCGTCAAAGTGGCCTACGTGGTGGGGGTTCATCCCATGGAAGTCCAGGCCCACCAAGCCATGATGGCTGAAATAACAAGTGATCAATCTTTAAAACACTGTTATTATATTTATCAAATCACTGTAACCAAAAATAGGGATGATTATAATCAGGGAAGGATCAATGGCCAAGAATTAGCTTTTGATTATGCAGTACCGGATATAAAAAAGGAAAAATATAATATGGTGGTTGATGTGCACTCCACCAAAGGGGACTATCCTGAAACACGTTTCATATCTGTACCCTCAGATGATGCTCGATCTCTACTTCTGGCCCATTTAATTGTTCAAAAGGTACCCTGGCTTGTTTTCTATGTTCCTCCATTTGATGGTGGTCCTACCAGTGGCCCTTACGTGACTATACCGATTATACAGTCAGGAACACCTGCAATGGTCTATGAAACCTACACTTATGCTCCGTTTAACGAAACACTGGAACACGCCACGGAATTTGCCCGAGTGGTTGATGGGCTATCTTTATGACAATTTAAGTTTCTGTAAATCGGTTATTAAGAGGATGATGGTGAATTTAAGGATTATAATGGATATTGAATTAGAATTTAAATCAAATTGATCAAGCGGGCTTGATTTATCTGATTTGGACATTTCAAACTTTTTTATCTGTTAGTTGAGCGATAAAATGAAAATCTTAAATTTAATGGAAGGAATATTTAGAGATAGGCCCAATCGTTTCACAGTAGAGTTTGAAACATCTTATGGGATCAAAAAAGCACATTTAAGAGACCCCGGTAGATTAAAGGAACTTCTAATCCCAGGGGTGAAACTGCTTTTGCGCCCGGCCCTGAACCCGGAATCACGTAAAACCAAATATGATGTAATCGCAGTTTGGAGTGAAGGAATCTGGGTGCTCATCAATTCTGGTTTTCACAGTGATCTTGCAGCTGAACTGATTGAATCAGGTAGTGTACATGAATTATCAGATTACACTGTAAAAAAAAGGGAATACACCTTTGGGAAGAGCAGGATTGATTTTCTTTTAACTAAAATGGATAAATTAAATAAAATAAATAAAAGAGGAAAAGAAGAGTCTCAAAGGGTGAGTAAAAAAAATTCACTGGAAGTGGGTCATGACCTGCTCCTGGAAGTGAAAGGATGCACTCTGGTAGAAGAGGGAAAAGCCCGGTTTCCTGATGCACCCACCATCAGGGGAAAACGACACTTAGAAGAACTTATCAAAGCTAAAAAAGAGGGAATGGAATCTGCAGTGCTTTTTTTGATTCCAAGAGAGGATGCTAAAGTATTTTCACCCAACTGGGAGATGGATCCTGATTTTTCCAAGACACTAAAACAGGCAGAACATGAAAATGTCATGGTAATTGCCTATTCCTTCGCACTCGACTACCATAAAAAAGAATTGGAATTAAAACCACTGAAAAAGATAAAAGTAAAAGTTAAACCTTAATTTAACTTGAATCTCTTCTTTAACTTGAATCCCATTTTTTTTAGCTTGAATTCAATCTTTAAATTAATTCGATTTTTAATTTTGATTCTTTATTTTAATTGGATTCATGTATCAGGTTAACTTAATGTTTTCCAGTTTTTCGAACTCTTCCACTTTTCCAATGCCCAGAATAACATCTCCAGTTTTAAGGATGTAATTACGTGGTGGATCAATGGTAAGGTCTCCTTCACGGCCCACTCCAACAACCACTACTCCAGTTCTCTCATGAATATCAGCTTCTAAAAGACTTAAACCGTTGAACTGGCTTTCAGGGCTGATTTTAACTTCCCTCATCTCTCTACTGGTGTGTTCTGCCAGAACATCCTGGACGAACATGGCCTCATATCCATCGTCGATACTTTTGTGCATGAGGCGTCCGGATATTACGAAGGGTGAAACTACCTGGTTGGCACCAGCCAGTTTAATCTGTTCTATGTTTTCATAGCGCTGGACTTCAGCTACCACTCTAACCTTCTGGTCCACTTTACGTATGCTCAGGATAGCATGGATGGTTCTAGAATCAGATTCCATATCTACAATAACTGCCTGAGCTCCTTTAACATTAGCTTTCTCCAGGTCTTTGATACGAGTGGGATCCCCATGAACGAAGTTAGCCCCATTTTTAAGGGCATTTTTCTGCACCTGTTCATTTTCATCAAGAACGAAAATTTCTGCTGTTTTTCCAATTTCCTTAATACATTCCACTGTACTTTCGGTCCATCCACATATAACCACGTGTTTTGATCTTTCCACGTTTATCAGCCCCATAAGTTTCATTTGTTCTCTTTTGAAGATTAGGTTTACCAGGGACTCTACTGCCAGGGCAAAGGTTCCAATACCTAAAATAATTAGACTGATGGTGAAGAACATTCCTAAAGGGCTTTTAGGGCTGTAATCCCCATATCCAACTGTTCCTATGGTTACAAAGGTCCAGTAAAAAGACACGATCCATGGTTGTCCTTCAATGAAGTGAAACCCAATAGTTCCATAGGCAATTATACAGAGAACCAGGATTAAAATCCAGGTTAATCTCTGTTTAGCAACCATAGGTAAGCTTTTCCTTAGTACCCTTAAAATTACAAACATTTAGGCCTCCAATTCTTACTGTAATATCCTGCTTTTCTCAGTAAGGGAGGAACTGGTTCCTATCGAAGGAAAAGATACCAGATCACCAATCCTATTATTACCAGAACGATTATCACAATAATGATAATAGTCCACCATGGGAAACCACTAGAATCATCGCTTGTACTGTTGTTATCTGCGCTTACATCGT belongs to uncultured Methanobacterium sp. and includes:
- a CDS encoding HIT family protein; translation: MECEYFERLNDHGFGELLAETEHWLIILAPDQRNLGTCVVALKRDETELSALSCEEWADLAQVVKKMESAIRKSFHATMFNWGCLMNSSYREVPPCPHLHWHFIPRYRDPVEFNGETFDDPCFGMSTMYDRRESIQITDELKKHIKDKILENLEI
- a CDS encoding phosphatase PAP2 family protein — encoded protein: MPINLLNQNNSSQEKVANFISTVTNPPFVAIPVFLVINYVLLYGGDWLWFSALSIFFVSILPIITTSLWIKKKNLEVDMPQRQDRIYPLLLVIVSYITGVAVLYILGAPPLTTVLMICYLNNTIIVLLFSLYWKISIHAMGIAGPATAIIYLFGWYGLLFSLLVPLVLWSRLYLKRHTPAQLIAGTVLGYFLTAVQIYLLI
- a CDS encoding AIR synthase-related protein; this encodes MDIEGFARRALVDHDEESVQKSLQEKILEFKDISPEQASLMAQAVLEEVKYTLQIEDHPDESLKKLIEYPKSGVGMGQMGVGSRGAGDFFVHRQIAEIVKSSHTNAFINPTAQDDGGVVKAAAGTDEVYITTAVDGIHSRLSEYPFLGGFHVARASMRDVCVMGSQPVALLSDLHLADDGEVAKLFDYTAGVCAVSELTGVPLVAGSTLRVGGDMVLGDRLVSAVGAVGISPHPPTARKRAEPGDVILLTEGSGGGTITTTALYHGLFDVVWETMDISFIQASEAILKAGLLPKVHAMTDVTNGGLRGDAHEISQTTGLGLAFWEEEIRKLVNPKVLEMLESLDIDHLGVSVDSLMIIATEDVAHEVEKAVSGAGVRIGRIGEVDDTGIPRLITDQGEKELKPLFREAAYTKIKKMVGDLQPEDFDEMKQKVERSALEAIAKKDEVVARIKEKYDN
- the hisH gene encoding imidazole glycerol phosphate synthase subunit HisH; this encodes MITIIDYGSGNLKSIRNGFHHVGAEVLVTRDKEELKKADVMILPGVGAFGTAMENLKKYEDIIHQHIKDDKPFLGVCLGLQVLFSESEESPTIRGLDVFSGKVVRFPDTLRNDGLKIPHMGWNNLNIKQDSPLLEGIGSDYMYFVHSYYVRPDNEEVVMATVDYGVEVPAVVSQDNVYATQFHPEKSGEIGLEILKNFLRNVL
- a CDS encoding sugar phosphate nucleotidyltransferase, with the protein product MTSTVGMILCGGFGKRLRPLTERVPKPLIEIKDDYTILDKQLFDFKNAGINQVFLLTGFLSDKIRERFGDNYMGVKIEYVEEDKPLGTLNAIKLGMDAVGPDKQCVIRNGDVVADLNIKKMVENGEKSDHPLSLFITRMVSPYGIVEISGDRLVSFKEKPVLDYYINGGVYFSKGEIDFGDFDIGDIEKTVFPMYAKNNQLGYYQEDGLFWMAIDTSKELEEIRKEYKNREDKPWGYEKILINTEKYLTKELFIREGYQTSYHHHPQKDETMYILSGAGYIEFEDHKEYFGKNDTIRIKPMENHTIVAMENTVLHEISTPHPNDTVRVKDYYDVR
- the cfbD gene encoding Ni-sirohydrochlorin a,c-diamide reductive cyclase catalytic subunit; this translates as MHPRPSPIAASLYTLRDLNADVIILHGPHGCCFRTGRLLENDGVRVVTTAMSENDFIFGASAKLEETLHEADELFHPQLVGVVGTCASMIIGEDMREAVNNAGIPAKVLTVESHGGLSEGDNTEGAIAVLEAAQREGVITPEETERQSRMLKKATEIEKTRGMAQGKYIAPSYGDDKEKVASVLLEAFENGDKIAFILNAKKETSYLFADLLKIPFQEIYPENKPLIIANLDLETGLPRIRQHAQNIQEELNENRLEIDFITGGLDEYPITGDNAVEYLEKEDYDLVVVAGVPHALPIEKLNIQSIAITDGPRLVEPLKKLGYNWVVTELDAHAKTLGTDKIVESDFGTVLRAKIDEKSQQTSLP
- a CDS encoding DNA/RNA nuclease SfsA — encoded protein: MKILNLMEGIFRDRPNRFTVEFETSYGIKKAHLRDPGRLKELLIPGVKLLLRPALNPESRKTKYDVIAVWSEGIWVLINSGFHSDLAAELIESGSVHELSDYTVKKREYTFGKSRIDFLLTKMDKLNKINKRGKEESQRVSKKNSLEVGHDLLLEVKGCTLVEEGKARFPDAPTIRGKRHLEELIKAKKEGMESAVLFLIPREDAKVFSPNWEMDPDFSKTLKQAEHENVMVIAYSFALDYHKKELELKPLKKIKVKVKP
- a CDS encoding NAD-binding protein; translated protein: MFVILRVLRKSLPMVAKQRLTWILILVLCIIAYGTIGFHFIEGQPWIVSFYWTFVTIGTVGYGDYSPKSPLGMFFTISLIILGIGTFALAVESLVNLIFKREQMKLMGLINVERSKHVVICGWTESTVECIKEIGKTAEIFVLDENEQVQKNALKNGANFVHGDPTRIKDLEKANVKGAQAVIVDMESDSRTIHAILSIRKVDQKVRVVAEVQRYENIEQIKLAGANQVVSPFVISGRLMHKSIDDGYEAMFVQDVLAEHTSREMREVKISPESQFNGLSLLEADIHERTGVVVVGVGREGDLTIDPPRNYILKTGDVILGIGKVEEFEKLENIKLT